The following proteins come from a genomic window of Gimesia chilikensis:
- a CDS encoding dimethylarginine dimethylaminohydrolase family protein: protein MKYDSPTILMCPPDYYGIEYEINPWMSRSQQSNLEVARQQWESLYALLQKLNASIELMTPVKGLPDLVFTANAGLIWHNRVFLSLFRHQARQGETPVDQQWFEQAGFETIEMPEEFFFEGAGDALFCGDTLFAGYLIRSDVKALQWVAAEMKCRVIPLQLVDEFYYHLDTCFCPLSETEAIYYPPAFDSYGQQALQEHIPHLIPVVDEEAQRFACNAVVIGKSVALNTGCPQLEQTLRERGYEPHSTPLDEFIKAGGSAKCLTLRLDGECATVWP, encoded by the coding sequence GCCCGACGATCCTGATGTGTCCCCCCGATTATTACGGGATCGAATACGAGATCAATCCCTGGATGAGCCGCAGTCAACAGAGCAATCTGGAAGTGGCCCGCCAGCAGTGGGAGTCTCTGTACGCACTGCTTCAGAAACTGAACGCCAGCATTGAATTAATGACGCCCGTGAAGGGGCTGCCCGATCTCGTGTTTACCGCGAATGCAGGACTGATCTGGCACAATCGCGTATTCCTCTCACTGTTTCGGCATCAGGCCCGTCAGGGTGAAACTCCCGTTGATCAACAGTGGTTCGAGCAGGCAGGCTTTGAAACGATCGAGATGCCTGAAGAGTTTTTCTTCGAAGGAGCAGGGGACGCACTGTTCTGTGGCGATACCCTGTTTGCGGGTTACCTGATTCGCAGCGATGTGAAAGCCCTGCAGTGGGTGGCTGCCGAGATGAAGTGCCGGGTGATTCCCCTGCAACTGGTCGATGAGTTTTACTACCATCTCGATACCTGTTTCTGTCCCTTGAGCGAAACAGAGGCGATTTATTATCCGCCTGCATTCGACAGTTATGGACAGCAGGCCTTACAGGAGCATATTCCTCATCTGATTCCCGTAGTCGATGAAGAAGCGCAGCGGTTCGCCTGTAACGCAGTCGTGATCGGAAAATCGGTCGCCTTGAATACGGGCTGCCCGCAGCTCGAGCAGACCCTCCGGGAACGTGGTTATGAACCACATAGCACCCCCCTGGATGAATTCATCAAAGCGGGGGGCTCAGCCAAATGTCTGACATTAAGGCTGGACGGAGAGTGTGCGACTGTTTGGCCTTGA